The following are encoded together in the Acidimicrobiales bacterium genome:
- a CDS encoding glycine--tRNA ligase, with protein MSEPEAEYALFDKIVNLTKRRGFVFPSAEIYGGFRSTYDYGPVGVLMLRNVKNAWWRSMVQMRTDVVGIDAAILSPPQVWEASGHLQNFTDPLVDCRACGARHRVDKLDDPDTCPTCGESGQFTEPRQFNLLFKTHAGPVENDGAVAYLRPETAQGMFTNFANVLNTSRKKPPFGIAQVGKSFRNEITPQNFVFRTREFEQMELEFFVPPDEAQRWYEYWCAERLQWYIDHGIPADQLRLRAHDADELSHYSSGTADVEYLFPWGWDELEGIANRGDYDLTQHANHSGEKLDYFDQATNERYVPHVIEPAAGATRTMMAFLMAAYDEEEVRGETRTVLRLHHRIAPYQIAVLPLSKKDTLIPPAQEVLAALQPHFMCDYDETQAIGRRYRRQDELGTPYCVTIDFDSLDDKAVTIRDRDSMEQERVPIAELVDWFRSRLV; from the coding sequence ATGTCCGAGCCCGAAGCCGAGTACGCGCTGTTCGACAAGATCGTCAACCTCACCAAGCGGCGGGGTTTCGTGTTCCCCTCGGCCGAGATCTACGGCGGCTTCCGGTCGACCTACGACTACGGCCCGGTCGGCGTGCTCATGTTGCGCAACGTGAAGAACGCGTGGTGGCGCTCGATGGTGCAGATGCGCACCGACGTGGTCGGCATCGACGCCGCCATCCTCTCCCCACCGCAGGTGTGGGAGGCGTCGGGTCACCTCCAGAACTTCACCGACCCGCTCGTCGACTGCCGGGCATGTGGCGCCCGCCACCGCGTCGACAAGCTCGACGACCCCGACACCTGCCCCACGTGTGGCGAGTCGGGCCAGTTCACCGAGCCCCGCCAGTTCAACCTGTTGTTCAAGACCCACGCCGGCCCGGTGGAGAACGACGGCGCCGTCGCCTACCTGCGGCCCGAGACCGCCCAGGGCATGTTCACCAACTTCGCCAACGTGTTGAACACCAGCCGCAAGAAGCCCCCGTTCGGCATCGCCCAGGTCGGCAAGTCGTTCCGCAACGAGATCACTCCCCAGAACTTCGTGTTCCGCACCCGCGAGTTCGAGCAGATGGAGCTCGAGTTCTTCGTCCCGCCCGACGAGGCCCAGCGGTGGTACGAGTACTGGTGCGCCGAACGGCTCCAGTGGTACATCGACCACGGCATCCCCGCCGATCAGCTTCGCCTGCGTGCCCACGACGCCGACGAGCTCAGCCACTACTCCTCGGGCACCGCCGACGTCGAGTACCTGTTCCCCTGGGGCTGGGACGAGCTGGAGGGCATCGCCAATCGAGGCGACTACGACCTGACCCAGCACGCCAACCACTCCGGCGAGAAGCTCGACTACTTCGATCAGGCCACCAACGAGCGCTACGTGCCCCACGTCATCGAGCCCGCGGCTGGTGCCACCCGCACGATGATGGCGTTCCTCATGGCCGCCTACGACGAGGAGGAGGTTCGGGGCGAGACGCGCACCGTGCTGCGCCTGCACCACCGCATCGCGCCGTACCAGATCGCGGTGCTGCCCCTTTCGAAGAAGGACACGCTCATCCCGCCGGCCCAGGAGGTCCTCGCCGCCCTCCAGCCGCACTTCATGTGCGACTACGACGAGACCCAGGCCATCGGCCGGCGTTACCGCCGCCAGGACGAGCTCGGCACTCCCTACTGCGTCACCATCGACTTCGACAGCCTCGACGACAAGGCGGTCACCATCCGCGACCGCGACTCGATGGAGCAGGAGCGCGTACCCATCGCCGAGCTGGTCGACTGGTTCCGCTCGCGGCTGGTGTAG
- a CDS encoding helix-turn-helix transcriptional regulator yields the protein MKVDTVIRTARQRAGLSLRGLAERSGTSHATLAAYEHGRKVPRADTLARILDAAGVALVPTPIRRSDHDLAARRAKGDELVEALRLAARFPARHAPTMGYPRFGQVA from the coding sequence ATGAAGGTCGACACGGTGATCCGCACCGCACGACAGCGGGCGGGGCTCAGTCTCCGGGGCCTCGCCGAACGCTCCGGCACCTCACACGCCACCCTCGCCGCCTACGAGCACGGCCGCAAGGTGCCCCGGGCCGACACCCTGGCCCGCATCCTCGACGCAGCAGGCGTCGCCCTGGTCCCCACCCCCATCCGACGCAGCGATCACGACCTGGCCGCCCGCCGGGCCAAGGGAGACGAACTGGTCGAGGCGCTGCGGTTGGCCGCTCGGTTCCCGGCCCGGCACGCGCCCACCATGGGATATCCCCGCTTCGGCCAGGTCGCCTGA
- a CDS encoding AzlD domain-containing protein, translating to MSDVWIALALAGAGTYAMRASFLAAAGRLSEVPPWANRILRQIPPAVLAAIILPSLVRPEGTVDLLQPRLAAGLLAALVAWKTRSVALTLALGIGGLMVIEAIWPW from the coding sequence ATGAGTGACGTGTGGATCGCCCTCGCGCTCGCGGGCGCCGGCACCTACGCCATGCGGGCGTCGTTCCTCGCCGCGGCCGGGCGCCTGTCCGAGGTCCCGCCGTGGGCGAACCGGATCCTTCGCCAGATCCCGCCCGCCGTGCTCGCCGCGATCATCCTTCCGTCGCTGGTGCGCCCCGAGGGCACGGTCGATCTGCTCCAACCCCGACTCGCCGCCGGGCTCCTCGCGGCACTGGTGGCGTGGAAGACGCGGTCGGTCGCCCTCACCCTGGCGCTGGGGATCGGAGGACTCATGGTCATCGAGGCGATCTGGCCCTGGTGA
- a CDS encoding AzlC family ABC transporter permease: MSRSELRAGARAAAPMLAAVIPFGLVAGATPVAAGFGVFAALGMSLFMFAGASQLALTEVLADGGSFWVAATAALTINLRMLLYSASLAPFLAHEPLRRRLAAAYMTVDQTYALSVSRWTGHDRVPDASFHIGGGLLLGSAWLSSTAIGGVLGETLPDELPLDFAVPLVFLVLLIPILTNRPAVAATIVGGVVAVAAAESGLGPWSIIVGGLSGIAAGSVVDWLTTLGRSDAAGTASGSGAVDE; encoded by the coding sequence ATGAGTCGATCAGAGCTTCGAGCGGGCGCCCGCGCCGCCGCTCCCATGCTGGCAGCGGTGATCCCCTTCGGGCTCGTCGCCGGCGCCACCCCGGTCGCGGCCGGGTTCGGCGTCTTCGCTGCGCTGGGCATGTCGCTGTTCATGTTCGCCGGTGCCTCCCAGCTCGCGCTCACCGAGGTGCTCGCCGACGGTGGCTCGTTCTGGGTGGCGGCGACCGCAGCGTTGACGATCAACCTGCGCATGCTGCTCTACTCGGCATCGCTGGCACCGTTCCTCGCCCACGAGCCACTGCGGCGGCGTCTGGCCGCCGCCTACATGACCGTCGATCAGACCTACGCCCTGTCGGTCTCGCGCTGGACCGGACACGACCGCGTGCCCGATGCCAGCTTCCACATCGGCGGTGGGCTCCTGCTCGGCTCGGCGTGGCTGTCCTCCACCGCGATCGGTGGGGTGCTGGGCGAGACGCTGCCCGACGAGCTCCCCCTCGACTTCGCGGTGCCGCTGGTGTTCCTCGTGTTGCTGATCCCCATCCTCACCAACCGACCGGCGGTGGCGGCCACCATCGTCGGGGGCGTCGTCGCGGTGGCCGCCGCCGAGTCGGGGCTCGGGCCGTGGTCGATCATCGTGGGAGGCCTGAGCGGGATCGCGGCGGGCTCGGTGGTCGACTGGCTCACCACCCTCGGCCGGTCCGACGCCGCGGGCACCGCCTCTGGGTCGGGAGCGGTCGATGAGTGA
- the dnaG gene encoding DNA primase, translated as MGIRDEDVATVREAADLVAIAGQYTQLKRVGRSFTGLCPFHSEKSPSFSVNGEKGVFYCFGCQAKGDAISFVREIEHLDFVGAVEWLAAKSGITLRYTDENESEHRKYRAKLIEVMSRAVDWYHDRLMTAPDAGAARSYLRSRGFTKDTVERYRLGWAPDDWDQLASALGVPDKVFRDAGLGFVNRRGRQQDAFRARVLFPIFDAGGDPVAFGGRILPGTEGAKYINSHESPIYAKSRVLYGLNWAKSDMVAADEAVICEGYTDVIAFAEAGVARAVATCGTALTESHVQVLRKFARRVVLAFDADAAGQAAAERFYEWEQRFDVDVAVAALPAGVDPGELGRSDPDALRATVADARSFLGFRLERVLSGADLSAPEGRARGAEAALDVVAEHPSDLVRDQYLMTIADRCRIDVDRLRDQLRGGRRPRRPQRQATGGEGSRPVVSSGPPRNTPALESLRVLTHRPAEIADLLDECLFDDELHLGAYRALVSGGELRDLIAEADPATADLLQRLAVQESEADATDVATRLVEEATRRAIGQVEADARQADDVADYAPTLQWLKERLMELRDPHADRRPLDQLLAWHRQRAIGE; from the coding sequence GTGGGGATCCGTGACGAGGACGTGGCGACGGTCCGCGAAGCGGCCGACCTGGTGGCCATCGCCGGTCAGTACACCCAGCTCAAGCGGGTGGGGCGGAGCTTCACCGGCCTGTGCCCGTTCCACTCAGAGAAGAGCCCCTCGTTCTCGGTCAACGGCGAGAAGGGGGTCTTCTACTGCTTCGGCTGCCAGGCCAAGGGCGACGCCATCAGCTTCGTGCGAGAGATCGAGCACCTCGACTTCGTCGGCGCGGTCGAGTGGCTCGCTGCCAAGTCCGGCATCACGCTCCGCTACACCGACGAGAACGAGTCCGAGCACCGCAAGTACCGCGCCAAGCTGATCGAGGTCATGAGCCGGGCGGTCGACTGGTACCACGACCGCCTCATGACCGCACCCGACGCCGGCGCTGCCCGCTCGTACCTGCGGTCGAGAGGGTTCACCAAGGACACGGTCGAGCGCTACCGGCTCGGCTGGGCACCCGACGACTGGGACCAGCTCGCGTCGGCGCTGGGGGTTCCCGACAAGGTCTTCCGCGATGCCGGACTGGGGTTCGTCAACCGGCGCGGCCGGCAACAGGACGCGTTCCGGGCCCGGGTGCTGTTCCCCATCTTCGACGCCGGCGGTGATCCCGTCGCCTTTGGTGGACGCATCCTGCCCGGCACCGAGGGGGCCAAGTACATCAACTCCCACGAGTCGCCCATCTACGCCAAGAGCCGGGTGCTCTATGGCCTGAACTGGGCGAAGTCCGACATGGTCGCCGCCGACGAGGCGGTCATCTGCGAGGGGTACACCGACGTCATCGCCTTCGCCGAGGCCGGCGTCGCCCGTGCGGTCGCCACCTGCGGTACCGCCCTCACCGAGAGCCACGTCCAGGTGCTGCGCAAGTTCGCCCGGCGGGTGGTGCTGGCCTTCGACGCCGACGCGGCTGGTCAGGCCGCCGCCGAACGCTTCTACGAGTGGGAGCAGCGCTTCGACGTCGACGTCGCCGTCGCCGCGCTGCCGGCGGGGGTCGACCCCGGTGAGCTCGGGCGCAGCGACCCCGACGCGCTGCGGGCCACGGTGGCCGACGCGCGCTCGTTCCTCGGGTTCCGGCTCGAGCGGGTCCTGTCCGGCGCCGACCTTTCCGCGCCCGAGGGTCGGGCCCGGGGGGCCGAAGCCGCCCTCGACGTCGTGGCCGAGCATCCCAGCGACCTGGTGCGCGACCAGTACCTCATGACCATCGCCGATCGCTGCCGGATCGATGTCGACCGGTTGCGCGACCAGTTGCGAGGCGGGCGACGCCCCCGGAGGCCGCAGCGCCAAGCGACCGGAGGGGAGGGGAGCCGCCCGGTGGTCAGCTCCGGTCCCCCGCGCAACACCCCGGCGTTGGAGTCGTTGCGGGTGCTCACCCACCGACCCGCTGAGATCGCGGATCTGCTCGACGAGTGCCTCTTCGACGACGAGCTGCACCTGGGCGCCTATCGGGCGCTCGTCAGCGGCGGCGAGCTCCGGGACCTCATCGCCGAGGCCGACCCCGCCACCGCCGACCTGCTCCAGCGGCTCGCGGTTCAGGAGTCCGAGGCCGATGCCACCGACGTGGCCACCCGGCTGGTCGAGGAGGCCACCCGCCGGGCCATCGGCCAGGTCGAGGCCGATGCCCGCCAAGCCGACGATGTGGCCGACTACGCCCCGACGCTGCAGTGGCTCAAGGAGCGGCTCATGGAGCTGCGGGACCCGCACGCGGACCGGAGACCGCTGGACCAGTTGCTAGCCTGGCATCGGCAACGGGCCATAGGGGAGTGA
- the rpoD gene encoding RNA polymerase sigma factor RpoD, producing the protein MSSPWAEVPPDDLQRLTERGRSRGMLTSDEVMMVFKDVDPTPDNITRIRGYFRGVGITIDESVDELDPDEPLSGVPAHAVGGNGTTAPDETSGGFPPVADAGRPEPEERDTEPVAAVATRVAQRPLRIPVPSDSAGGSSDSVRLYLKEIGRVPLLTGPEEVALAKRIEAGLLAREQLAAAEDDPSTVPLAGAERRRLLRAVKDGDAAREALTQANLRLVVSIAKRYVGRGMLLLDLIQEGNLGLMRAVEKFDYTKGFKFSTYATWWIRQAITRAIADQARTIRIPVHMVESINKVVRVQRQMLQELEREPTVDELAEKVDMTPQRVREILRISQDPLSLDSPVGEEDDSNLADFIEDLQAEAPAEMAAKRMLNEAVLAALDDLSEREKQVVRLRFGLEDGQARTLEEVGREFGVTRERIRQIESKTLAKLRHPHRSQKLRDYLDSE; encoded by the coding sequence GTGAGCTCCCCGTGGGCCGAGGTCCCCCCGGACGATCTGCAGCGATTGACAGAGCGGGGCCGGTCTCGCGGGATGCTCACCAGCGACGAAGTGATGATGGTGTTCAAGGATGTCGACCCGACGCCCGACAACATCACGCGCATCCGTGGCTACTTCCGAGGGGTGGGCATCACCATCGACGAGAGCGTCGACGAGCTCGACCCCGACGAGCCGCTCAGTGGTGTCCCGGCCCACGCCGTCGGCGGCAACGGCACCACCGCACCAGACGAGACGTCGGGTGGGTTCCCGCCGGTCGCCGATGCCGGCCGCCCCGAACCCGAGGAGCGCGACACCGAGCCCGTCGCCGCCGTGGCCACCCGCGTCGCCCAGCGGCCCTTGCGCATCCCGGTCCCGTCCGACAGCGCTGGTGGCAGCTCGGACTCGGTTCGGCTCTACCTCAAAGAGATCGGCCGGGTGCCGCTGCTCACCGGCCCCGAAGAGGTCGCCCTGGCCAAGCGCATCGAAGCCGGCCTCCTGGCCCGCGAGCAGCTCGCCGCTGCCGAGGACGACCCCAGCACCGTTCCGCTGGCTGGGGCCGAGCGCCGGCGACTGCTGCGCGCCGTCAAGGACGGCGACGCCGCCCGCGAGGCGCTCACCCAGGCCAACCTACGGCTCGTGGTGTCGATCGCCAAGCGCTACGTCGGTCGGGGGATGCTGCTGCTCGATCTCATCCAGGAGGGCAACCTCGGGCTCATGCGTGCGGTCGAGAAGTTCGACTACACCAAGGGCTTCAAGTTCTCCACCTACGCCACCTGGTGGATCCGTCAGGCCATCACCCGCGCCATCGCCGACCAGGCCCGCACCATTCGCATCCCCGTGCACATGGTCGAATCCATCAACAAGGTGGTGCGGGTGCAGCGCCAGATGCTCCAGGAGCTCGAGCGTGAGCCCACCGTCGACGAGCTGGCCGAGAAGGTCGACATGACCCCCCAGCGGGTGCGGGAGATCCTGCGCATCTCCCAGGACCCGTTGTCGCTCGACTCACCGGTCGGCGAGGAGGACGACTCCAACCTGGCCGACTTCATCGAAGACCTTCAGGCCGAGGCCCCGGCCGAGATGGCGGCCAAGCGGATGCTCAACGAGGCCGTCCTCGCCGCGCTCGACGATCTCAGCGAACGCGAGAAGCAGGTCGTCCGCTTGCGGTTCGGCCTCGAGGACGGTCAGGCGCGCACACTCGAGGAGGTGGGCCGTGAGTTCGGGGTCACCCGCGAACGCATCCGCCAGATCGAGTCCAAGACCCTCGCCAAGCTGCGCCACCCCCACCGGAGCCAGAAGCTGCGCGACTACCTCGACAGCGAGTAG
- a CDS encoding geranylgeranyl reductase family protein, which translates to MEHRDIVVIGAGPAGSAAAIRAARGGASVAVFEKGAYGRDKVCGDGLTPRAVGALHELKVEPAAAHRIDGLRMIAGRTTRELAWPASSRFPAHGAVMPRRALDAHLADAATEAGAEIHWSTTASPVIDPRGRVCGVEADGRQWSADLVILAAGAPGAAARVLGAGRAQDEPFGLAIRTYVPSPRHAERHLEACLTLTDTHGVAVPGYGWMFPAGDGTVNVGVGALSTMNGFTRLNLNRLLDSYLASVHEPWELGEPLERPRAWRLPMATQRRHGPGWVAIGDAAGLVNPMNGEGIDYGLESGILAADLFLDDPGTAPDRYDHEISDRFDAFLRTGRRFSFLIGHPRILRAGLRVAVGSQLTADITLAVMGNLVDSDSPGASGRVLRVADRALAAADPLLRRTRARR; encoded by the coding sequence GTGGAGCACCGAGACATCGTCGTGATCGGCGCCGGGCCCGCGGGATCTGCCGCGGCCATCAGGGCCGCGCGTGGCGGTGCCTCGGTGGCGGTCTTCGAGAAGGGCGCCTACGGGCGCGACAAGGTCTGTGGGGACGGGCTCACCCCTCGTGCCGTCGGCGCGCTGCACGAGTTGAAGGTCGAACCAGCTGCCGCCCACCGGATCGACGGTCTGCGGATGATCGCCGGCCGCACCACCCGCGAGCTGGCGTGGCCGGCCTCGTCGCGATTTCCCGCCCATGGGGCGGTGATGCCACGACGGGCGCTGGACGCCCACCTGGCCGATGCCGCCACCGAGGCGGGCGCGGAGATCCACTGGTCGACCACGGCCTCGCCCGTGATCGACCCCCGCGGGCGGGTCTGTGGCGTCGAGGCCGATGGACGGCAGTGGTCGGCCGACCTGGTGATCCTCGCCGCCGGTGCACCCGGGGCCGCGGCCCGAGTGCTCGGTGCCGGCCGCGCACAGGATGAACCGTTCGGCCTCGCCATCCGCACCTACGTTCCCTCACCGCGCCATGCGGAGCGACACCTCGAGGCGTGCCTGACCCTCACCGACACCCACGGGGTCGCCGTCCCCGGCTACGGGTGGATGTTCCCCGCCGGTGACGGCACCGTGAACGTCGGGGTCGGAGCGCTGTCGACCATGAACGGCTTCACCCGCCTCAACCTCAACCGGTTGCTCGACTCGTACCTGGCCTCGGTGCACGAACCGTGGGAGCTCGGCGAGCCGCTGGAGCGCCCCCGCGCCTGGCGTCTCCCCATGGCAACCCAGCGTCGCCACGGTCCTGGCTGGGTCGCCATCGGCGATGCGGCAGGACTGGTGAACCCCATGAACGGCGAGGGGATCGACTACGGCCTCGAGTCGGGGATCCTGGCCGCCGACCTGTTCCTCGACGATCCGGGCACCGCGCCGGACCGCTACGACCACGAGATCAGCGACCGCTTCGATGCGTTCCTTCGCACCGGTCGCCGGTTCAGCTTCCTGATCGGCCATCCGCGGATCCTGCGAGCTGGGCTTCGGGTGGCGGTCGGCAGCCAGCTCACCGCGGACATCACCCTGGCGGTGATGGGCAACCTGGTCGACTCCGACAGCCCGGGGGCATCGGGCCGGGTGCTGCGGGTCGCCGACCGTGCCCTGGCCGCAGCCGATCCACTGCTGCGCCGGACCCGGGCTCGGCGCTGA
- a CDS encoding EAL domain-containing protein, which produces MDNGRRIPDDAHSVATAVATALHRPLVVAWRLHDSDHLDVVGPLVEPTILEPVAATLRSEIDTFNGESRRFRVGPQDEWTAMAATATDGGTTQHQVVVAVPDGVDDLTLEAIVESVAGALQAVLARLWWQTLTEAGPDVVVVLDATRLITHVSNSVRVVLGYRPSDLIGTDVTTLLTPDHVPDLIASVDRHLGEPRGPAARAESPLRAQVRHSDGSWRWIETVSADRLDDPVIRGVILTCRDVTDLVEAHLALQAEQERMGFILDNSVDIIAVFRGDGTAEFVTPSVQRVLGWPVEQFLRRTVFELIHPDDFEQVATSLGSTLQEPGERRAGRFRFLRQDGTWAWMEARSMIAPGRSDVAVVSARDVTQEMEALARARAEEARYRTLVEASPQAIVIHQDGNLVFVNQAAVDLLGANRSSDLIGWPIARFSSTSSQVTGQQTAALERGEIVGPFETSVTRLDGSTAVLEITSIPTTWDGGQAVQVVAFDITERRRTESLLAHTALHDPVSGLPNRSLLADRIDQAIRRARRTGERSALLFCDLDHFKVINDALGHTAGDEVLMDAAQRLRSLVRETDTVARFGGDEFVVLSQDLSNDDDAMRLVARIRGAFDEPFTVSDTTIHLTVSMGVATISGREHRDMLLSLAESAMFAAKDAGRNRWVIADESLRARTGDRLRLQSELHASLDAGTGLGLHFQPEVDLATRHTIGFEALLRWTTSDGTNVPPDRFLPIASDAGLMHRIGGFVVAETAAALSRIPPTLSDAWIAINAAPEELEHPDFASQIQQALDLAGIDPHRLCLEITEHSIMRDPPGVATALQPLRNRGVAIAIDDFGTGYSSLAYLARFQPEFLKIDRSFTADAVGRHDQRSIIEAVLHLSESLGITSIAEGIETEEQADLLLDLGCDLGQGWFFGRPTDIDTAFEQAPR; this is translated from the coding sequence ATGGACAACGGTCGGCGCATCCCCGATGACGCGCACAGCGTGGCTACCGCCGTGGCCACCGCGCTGCACCGGCCCCTCGTGGTGGCCTGGCGGTTGCATGACTCGGACCACCTCGACGTGGTCGGTCCGCTGGTCGAGCCCACGATCCTCGAGCCGGTGGCAGCCACGCTTCGCTCCGAGATCGACACCTTCAACGGCGAATCGCGCCGCTTCCGGGTCGGACCACAGGACGAGTGGACCGCCATGGCCGCGACCGCCACCGATGGCGGTACGACCCAGCACCAAGTGGTGGTCGCCGTCCCCGACGGAGTCGACGACCTCACGCTGGAGGCCATCGTCGAGTCGGTCGCTGGCGCCCTGCAGGCCGTCCTGGCCCGACTGTGGTGGCAGACCCTGACCGAGGCCGGGCCAGATGTGGTGGTCGTGCTCGATGCGACGCGCCTCATCACCCATGTCAGCAACTCGGTGCGCGTCGTCCTGGGGTATCGACCGTCCGACCTGATCGGCACCGACGTCACCACCCTGTTGACCCCCGACCACGTACCCGATCTGATCGCCAGCGTCGATCGGCACCTCGGCGAACCCCGCGGCCCGGCGGCACGGGCCGAATCACCACTGCGGGCCCAGGTCCGCCATTCGGACGGCTCGTGGCGCTGGATCGAGACCGTGTCCGCCGACCGGCTCGACGATCCGGTCATCCGAGGCGTGATCCTCACCTGCCGCGACGTCACCGACCTGGTGGAGGCCCACCTCGCGCTCCAGGCGGAGCAGGAACGGATGGGCTTCATCCTGGACAACTCGGTCGACATCATCGCGGTGTTCCGCGGGGACGGCACCGCGGAGTTCGTCACCCCCTCGGTCCAGCGGGTGCTCGGGTGGCCCGTCGAGCAGTTCCTGAGGCGCACCGTGTTCGAACTGATCCACCCCGACGACTTCGAGCAGGTGGCCACCTCCCTCGGCTCCACCTTGCAGGAGCCAGGGGAGCGCCGTGCAGGCCGCTTCCGGTTCCTGCGCCAGGACGGCACCTGGGCGTGGATGGAGGCCAGGTCGATGATCGCCCCCGGCCGCAGCGACGTGGCCGTGGTGTCGGCGCGTGACGTGACCCAGGAGATGGAGGCCCTCGCCCGGGCCAGAGCCGAGGAGGCGCGCTACCGGACCCTGGTCGAGGCGTCGCCACAGGCCATCGTCATCCACCAGGACGGCAACCTCGTGTTCGTCAACCAGGCGGCGGTGGATCTTCTCGGGGCGAACCGTTCCAGCGACCTCATCGGATGGCCGATCGCCCGGTTCTCCTCCACCAGTTCCCAGGTCACCGGGCAGCAGACGGCAGCTCTGGAGCGGGGCGAGATCGTCGGGCCGTTCGAGACCTCGGTGACCCGCCTCGATGGCTCGACCGCCGTGTTGGAGATCACCAGCATCCCGACGACCTGGGATGGGGGCCAGGCGGTGCAGGTGGTGGCGTTCGACATCACCGAGCGGCGCCGGACCGAGTCGCTCCTCGCCCACACGGCCCTCCACGACCCGGTTTCGGGCCTGCCCAACCGCAGCCTGCTCGCCGACCGCATCGACCAGGCCATCCGGCGGGCGCGTCGCACCGGCGAGCGGTCGGCCCTGCTCTTCTGCGATCTCGACCACTTCAAGGTCATCAACGACGCGCTCGGCCACACCGCGGGCGACGAGGTGCTGATGGACGCCGCGCAACGGCTGCGGTCGCTCGTCCGCGAGACCGACACCGTCGCTCGATTCGGCGGCGACGAGTTCGTCGTGCTCTCCCAAGACCTCAGCAACGACGACGACGCCATGCGACTGGTCGCACGGATCCGCGGTGCCTTCGACGAGCCCTTCACGGTGTCGGACACGACCATCCACCTCACGGTGTCGATGGGTGTGGCTACGATCAGCGGCAGAGAGCACCGCGACATGCTGTTGAGCTTGGCCGAGTCGGCGATGTTCGCCGCCAAGGATGCCGGCCGGAACCGATGGGTCATCGCCGACGAGTCGCTGCGAGCACGCACCGGCGACCGGCTCCGCCTCCAGAGCGAGCTGCACGCCAGCCTCGACGCCGGCACCGGCCTGGGACTGCACTTCCAACCCGAGGTAGATCTCGCCACCCGTCACACCATCGGGTTCGAAGCACTCCTCCGCTGGACCACGTCGGACGGCACCAACGTGCCACCCGACCGGTTCCTGCCCATCGCCTCCGACGCGGGATTGATGCACCGCATCGGTGGCTTCGTCGTCGCCGAGACGGCCGCGGCGCTCAGCCGGATCCCCCCGACGCTCTCCGACGCCTGGATCGCCATCAACGCCGCCCCCGAGGAGCTCGAGCACCCCGACTTCGCGTCCCAGATCCAACAGGCGCTGGACCTGGCCGGCATCGATCCCCACCGGTTGTGCCTCGAGATCACCGAGCACAGCATCATGCGTGACCCACCGGGAGTCGCGACCGCGCTGCAACCCCTGCGCAACCGGGGAGTGGCCATCGCCATCGACGACTTCGGCACCGGCTACTCGTCGCTCGCCTACCTCGCCCGGTTCCAGCCCGAGTTCTTGAAGATCGACCGGTCGTTCACTGCCGACGCCGTTGGCCGGCACGACCAGCGGTCGATCATCGAAGCCGTGCTGCACCTGTCCGAGTCCCTCGGGATCACCAGCATCGCCGAAGGGATCGAGACCGAGGAGCAGGCCGATCTGTTGCTCGATCTGGGCTGCGATCTGGGTCAGGGCTGGTTCTTCGGCCGTCCCACCGACATCGACACCGCCTTCGAGCAGGCGCCGCGCTAA
- a CDS encoding DUF2510 domain-containing protein produces MSAANWYPDPTGRHVQRYFDGQRWTPHVAGADGGQSQDPVPVDPSVPAPAAPPTAAAPAPQQAPPPQQAPPPQQAPPPQQNWSPPQQGQATPATPAASGSSNIAVGAGLIVSAVGAIATLLAMFALDWIGDGPFSIDRADIGDAISGFAEADFTVVSELFFSFGWIVVLVAAIAALLVPFVPALKLPVALVCAIGTAWVLFTLFDITESVDELAIGAWVAVAGPAVAAVGALISKPASR; encoded by the coding sequence ATGAGCGCGGCCAACTGGTACCCAGACCCCACCGGGCGCCATGTGCAGCGGTACTTCGACGGCCAACGCTGGACCCCACACGTGGCGGGGGCCGATGGCGGCCAATCCCAGGATCCGGTGCCGGTCGACCCCTCGGTCCCCGCACCGGCCGCGCCACCCACCGCGGCCGCACCAGCACCCCAACAAGCACCACCACCCCAACAAGCACCACCGCCCCAACAAGCACCACCACCCCAACAGAACTGGTCTCCACCGCAGCAGGGCCAGGCCACCCCCGCGACCCCGGCCGCCAGCGGTTCCTCGAACATCGCAGTCGGCGCCGGCCTGATCGTCAGCGCCGTCGGCGCCATCGCCACCCTGCTGGCGATGTTCGCCCTGGACTGGATCGGCGACGGACCGTTCTCCATCGACCGCGCCGACATCGGCGATGCCATCTCGGGCTTCGCCGAAGCCGACTTCACCGTGGTGAGCGAGCTGTTCTTCTCCTTCGGCTGGATCGTGGTGCTCGTCGCGGCCATCGCCGCGCTCCTCGTCCCGTTCGTGCCCGCGCTCAAGCTCCCGGTGGCCCTCGTGTGCGCCATCGGCACGGCCTGGGTGCTGTTCACCCTCTTCGACATCACCGAGAGCGTCGATGAGCTCGCCATCGGCGCCTGGGTCGCGGTGGCCGGTCCCGCCGTCGCCGCGGTCGGTGCGCTCATCTCCAAGCCTGCCTCCCGCTGA